The following are encoded in a window of Dictyostelium discoideum AX4 chromosome 6 chromosome, whole genome shotgun sequence genomic DNA:
- the vps35 gene encoding vacuolar sorting protein 35, which produces MMKKNKPTVAQTLSPEEEQAKFFEEAKNNVMIQGHHMKLSLDNSKLMDALKYASNIINELRTSLLSPKSYYALYLVAFDYLQYLNTYLYEEKHGKKMIELYEVVQHAGNVLPRLYLLITVGSVYIKTKQAPAKDVLKDLIEMCRGVQHPTRGLFLRHYLSEVTKDKLPDIDSSVENGTVMDSIDFIIQNFTETNKLWVRMQHQAPTKDRERRENERLELRLLVGKNLSRLAQLDGVDQKTYSEVVLPKVVEQIINCKDKIAQQYLMEILIQVFPDEFHLATLDIILQTCAQLQSGVDVKTIIASLIDRLANFATRNADLVPDNIKIFDIFFNNVKEIIQARPNMELQDILGLHVSLLNLTLKCYPTNKDNANEVLGLCQSIIVNKAKEDINKPTCVKQIIQLLQIPLDVFKNVLVVLKLSNYQPLISCLSYNNRKKVSLDIVNNTINNSTIIEEPEAVNNLLETIQTLIKDEQDQPDMDDIDKEDFQEEQNKVASLIHLFDSEDPEKLFKIYIIARGHFGKGGPHRIRHTLVPLVFCSLRFIRNFKQQVDSGVISLDENKWIAIGSKIFTFVSETIKALADIKLADLSFRLYLQALQTFDHCGLVSRVKELAIKALLIFQEDIADFKAQVMALQLLISTLNSLSIPNEEIYESLAAQTIKQASRLLLPQDQAKLISTCSHLFWVDNPSRQYQNPDSVLQALKKALSIISNESSPGLGTFVDILNECLFYCDKETDAVPIQFVSDLVELIRTTHVKEADPALPYLQNTIKYIQSQNYKGISI; this is translated from the exons atgatgaaaaaaaataaaccaacaGTAGCACAAACTTTATCACCAGAAGAAGAACAAGCAAAATTCTTTGAAGAAGCTAAAAACAATGTTATGATTCAAGGTCATCACATGAAATTATCTTTGGATAACTCAAAATTAATGGATGCACTCAAGTATGCCTCAAACATTATCAATGAACTCCGTACAAGTTTACTTTCACCAAAATCATATTATGCTCTCTATTTAGTTGCTTTTGATTATCTTCAATACTTGAATACTTATCTCTATGAAGAGAAACATGGTAAGAAAATGATTGAACTTTATGAAGTTGTACAACATGCTGGTAATGTTTTACCAAgatt atatttattaattacagTTGGATCAGTTTATATTAAAACTAAACAAGCACCAGCAAAAGAtgtattaaaagatttaattgaaatgtGTAGAGGTGTTCAACATCCAACAAGaggtttatttttaagaCATTATCTTAGTGAAGTTACCAAAGATAAATTACCAGATATTGATTCATCCGTTGAGAATGGTACAGTTAtggattcaattgatttcatCATTCAAAATTTCACAGAGACTAATAAACTTTGGGTACGTATGCAACATCAAGCTCCAACCAAAGATAGAGAGAGAAGAGAGAATGAACGTTTAGAGTTAAGATTATTGGTCGGTAAGAATTTATCACGTTTAGCACAACTCGATGGTGTTGATCAAAAAACATATAGTGAAGTGGTTTTACCAAAGGTCGTAGAACAAATCATCAATTGTAAGGATAAAATCGCTCAACAATATTTAATGGAAATCTTAATTCAAGTATTCCCAGATGAATTTCATTTGGCTACACTCGATATTATTCTTCAAACTTGTGCTCAACTTCAATCTGGTGTTGATGTTAAAACTATCATTGCTTCACTCATTGATAGACTTGCTAACTTTGCAACTCGTAATGCTGATCTTGTTCcagataatattaaaattttcgatatctttttcaataatgttaaagaaattattcaa gcAAGACCAAATATGGAATTACAAGATATTTTAGGATTACATgtatctttattaaatttaacacTTAAATGTTATCCAACTAATAAAGATAATGCTAATGAAGTATTAGGATTATGTCAATcaattattgttaataaGGCCAAAGAAGATATTAACAAACCAACATGTGTTAAACAAATCattcaattattacaaattccATTGGATGTATTCAAGAATGTATTGGTTGTATTGAAATTGAGTAACTATCAACCATTGATTTCATGTTTATCATATAACAATAGAAAGAAGGTTTCATTGGATATTGTAAACAATACCATCAACAATAGTACAATCATTGAAGAGCCAGAAGCAGTTAACAATCTCTTGGAGACCATTCAAACCTTGATCAAGGATGAACAAGATCAACCAGATATGGATGACATCGATAAGGAAGACTTCCAAGAGGAACAAAATAAAGTCGCCTCACTCATTCATCTCTTTGATAGCGAAGATCCAGAGAAACTATTCAAGATTTACATTATTGCTCGTGGTCACTTTGGTAAAGGTGGTCCACATCGTATTAGACATACTTTGGTTCCATTGGTATTCTGTTCTCTTCGTTTCATTCGTAACTTTAAACAACAAGTCGATAGTGGTGTCATCAGTTTGgatgaaaataaatggaTTGCAATTGGTTCAAAGATTTTCACCTTTGTCAGTGAAACCATCAAAGCTTTGGCCGATATCAAATTGGCCGATCTTAGCTTTAGATTATACCTTCAAGCACTCCAAACCTTTGACCACTGTGGTTTGGTCTCTCGTGTCAAAGAATTGGCCATCAAGGCTCTCTTAATCTTCCAAGAAGATATCGCCGATTTCAAAGCTCAAGTTATGGCCCTTCAATTGTTAATCTCTACTCTCAATAGTTTAAGCATTCCAAATGAAGAGATCTATGAATCCTTGGCCGCCCAAACCATTAAACAAGCTTCTCGTCTTCTCTTACCACAAGATCAAGCAAAACTCATCTCTACTTGTTCACATTTATTCTGGGTTGATAATCCTTCTCGTCAATATCAAAATCCAGACTCTGTATTACAAGCTCTCAAAAAAGCTCTCTCCATTATCAGTAATGAATCGAGTCCTGGTCTTGGTACATTTGTTGACATTTTGAATGAATGTCTCTTCTATTGTGATAAAGAAACTGATGCTGTTCCAATTCAATTCGTTTCAGATTTGGTTGAATTAATTCGTACTACTCATGTTAAAGAAGCTGATCCAGCATTAccatatttacaaaatactATCAAATACATTCAATCTCAAAATTATAAAGGTATTTcaatttaa
- the rvb1 gene encoding AAA ATPase domain-containing protein gives MSENNTDTVMGDSNPSTKITETPMNETPSSTTTTTATTTTTATTPPQQTQQPPQPQLSTTVTETTPTTRIEEIKSVKSQRVATHSHIKGLGLLENGTASNIADGLVGQCKAREAAGIVTELIKSKKMAGKALLLAGPPGTGKTALALAISQELGTKVPFCPMVGSEVYSSEVKKTEILMENFRRSIGLRVKEIKEVYEGEVTEITPEETDNPLGGYGKTIAHVVIGLKTTKGTKQLKLDPTIYESIQKEKITVGDVIYIEANSGSVKRVGRSDFYATEHDLEAEEYVPLPKGEVFKKKDIIQDVTLHDLDLANAKPQGGQDIMSMMGQMMKPKKTEITEKLRLEINKIVNRYIEQGVAELVPGVLFIDEVHMLDIECFSYLNRALESTLAPIVVFATNRGNCVIKGTDNDIQSPHGIPVDLLDRLMIIRTLPYNYNEIVQILTIRASIENHKIDDEALMYLAEIGNTASLRYAIQLLTPASILSKTYSRPSITKEDIEEVTSLFNDAKTSAKLLEQNKSKYLY, from the exons atgtcaGAAAATAATACAGATACAGTTATGGGTGATTCAAATCCATCAACTAAAATTACAGAAACACCAATGAATGAGACACCATCatctaccaccaccaccaccgcaactactacaactacagccacaacaccaccacaacaaactcaacaaccaccacaaccacaactttCAACCACAGTAACAGAAACCACACCAACCACTAGAatagaagaaattaaatcagTTAAATCACAAAGAGTTGCAACACATAGTCATATTAAAGGTTTAGGTTTATTAGAAAATGGTACAGCTTCAAATATTGCAGATGGTTTAGTAGGCCAATGTAAAGCAAGAGAA gcagCAGGTATTGTTacagaattaattaaatcaaaaaaaatggcAGGTAAAGCATTATTATTAGCAGGACCACCAGGTACAGGTAAAACAGCATTAGCATTAGCAATTTCACAAGAGTTAGGTACAAAAGTACCATTTTGTCCAATGGTAGGATCAGAGGTATATTCATCAGAAGTTAAAAAGACAGAGATATTGATGGAGAATTTTAGACGTTCAATTGGATTGAGAGTTAAAGAGATTAAAGAGGTTTATGAGGGTGAAGTTACAGAGATAACACCAGAGGAAACAGATAATCCATTGGGTGGTTATGGAAAGACTATAGCACATGTTGTAATTGGATTAAAGACAACCAAAGGTACAAAACAGTTGAAATTGGATCCAACCATCTACGAATCCATTCAAAAGGAGAAGATCACAGTAGGAGATGTAATCTACATCGAGGCCAACAGTGGATCAGTAAAGAGAGTCGGTCGTTCAGATTTCTATGCGACCGAGCATGATTTAGAGGCAGAGGAATACGTGCCATTACCAAAGGGTGAGGTATTCAAAAAGAAAGATATCATTCAAGATGTAACCCTCCACGATTTAGATTTAGCAAATGCAAAGCCACAAGGTGGTCAGGATATCATGTCGATGATGGGTCAAATGATGAAACCCAAGAAAACAGAGATCACAGAGAAACTTCGTttggaaattaataaaattgtaaatcgTTACATTGAGCAAGGTGTAGCAGAGTTGGTACCAGGTGTTTTGTTCATTGATGAGGTTCACATGTTGGATATAGAATGTTTTTCATACTTAAATCGTGCATTGGAGTCAACATTGGCACCAATTGTAGTTTTTGCAACCAATCGTGGCAATTGTGTAATCAAAGGCACCGATAACGATATTCAATCTCCACATGGCATCCCTGTGGATCTTTTAGATCGTCTTATGATCATTCGTACCCTTCCATATAATTACAATGAAATCGTTCAAATTCTCACCATTCGTGCctcaattgaaaatcataAAATCGATGACGAAGCATTGATGTATTTAGCTGAAATTGGTAATACAGCTTCACTTCGTTATgcaattcaattattaacaCCAGCTTCAATCCTTTCAAAAACTTATTCAAGACCATCAATTACAAAAGAAGATATTGAAGAAGTtacatcattatttaatgatgctAAAACTTCTGCAAAATTATTAgaacaaaataaatcaaaatatttatattaa
- the gpn1 gene encoding AAA ATPase domain-containing protein: protein MSETTATSTTTTKTTDKDNVNNNNNNENKEEKQPINIIVLGMAGSGKTTLLQRIRAHLYENKIPGYIINLDPAVSKLPYTPNIDIRDTVNYKEVMKQFNLGPNGGIVTSLNLFSTKFDKVLEIVEKRSSSLDYIILDTPGQIEVFTWSASGTIITELMASSFPTVLVYVVDTPRTVDPTTFMSNMLYACSIMYKSKLPMVVAFNKIDITNHRFAEEWMSDFDSFQDALTNDPTYMGNLTRSLSLVLEEFYSTLQSVGVSAVDGSGIDEFFEKIGLAAQDYHKYYKADLEKIKKQKSDKEQAEANKNWEKLKRDLEESKGAKVEYDFKKEKKRENQEKTKNIYDDEEDDYRDDRDMEDSGEYESYEDEQEEGDYENEEERLEDQRAYESLMSSIKKI from the exons ATGAGCGAAACCACTGCAACctcaactacaacaacaaaaacaacagaTAAAGacaatgtaaataataataataataatgaaaataaagaagaaaaacaaccaattaatattatagtTTTAGGTATGGCCGGTAGTGGTAAAACTACTTTATTACAA agaattagAGCACatttatatgaaaataaaataccaggatatattataaatttagatCCAGCTGTTAGTAAATTACCATATACAccaaatattgatattaGAGATACAGTGAATTATAAAGAAGTTAtgaaacaatttaatttagGACCAAATGGGGGTATTGTTACatcattgaatttatttagtACTAAATTCGATAAGGTATTGGAGATTGTTGAAAAGAGATCATCATCATTGGACTACATTATATTGGATACACCAGGACAAATCGAAGTATTCACATGGAGTGCATCAGGTACTATCATCACTGAATTGATGGCATCATCATTTCCAACTGTATTGGTATACGTTGTCGATACACCACGTACCGTTGATCCTACTACCTTCATGTCCAATATGTTGTATGCCTGTAGTATAATGTACAAGAGTAAGCTACCAATGGTTGTGGCATTCAATAAGATCGATATCACCAATCATCGTTTTGCAGAGGAGTGGATGTCTGATTTTGACTCTTTTCAAGACGCCCTCACCAACGATCCAACTTATATGGGCAATTTAACAAGATCACTTTCATTGGTTTTAGAAGAATTTTATTCAACACTTCAAAGTGTTGGTGTATCAGCTGTTGATGGTTCTGGTATCGATGAATTCTTTGAAAAGATTGGTTTGGCCGCTCAAGATTATCATAAATACTATAAGGCTGAccttgaaaaaattaaaaaacaaaaatctgATAAAGAACAAGCTGaagcaaataaaaattgggaaaaattaaaaagagatTTAGAAGAATCAAAAGGTGCAAAAGTTGaatatgattttaaaa aggaaaagaaaagagaaaACCAagaaaaaactaaaaatatttatgatgatgaagaggatgatTATAGAGATGATCGTGATATGGAAGATTCAGGTGAATATGAAAGTTATGAAGATGAACAAGAAGAAGGTGattatgaaaatgaagaagaaaGATTAGAAGATCAACGTGCATATGAATCTTTAATGagttcaattaaaaagatttaa
- the ost1 gene encoding dolichyl-diphosphooligosaccharide-protein glycotransferase: MKVLNNLLLFVFLIFLVGSNVVNSTSQTWINQDVQRSIDVTTHLSKESISIKAKSLTDKNDIYQISFNSKYHVSIQALDSQNNELKVYLSPNSINIKEGFKTYNIELKNKVKKDEIVQLKVKVTSMIEQMIPYPSEIKQGQTQLVLYLNNHYFTSPYKTETQKTTVKLASSKVESYSEEQPTSLKGMTVTYGPYSAIEAFSVSPMRIHYENGSPFFVLTNLLKEYEVSHWGNLAVETHYQLENKGAHLVGAFSRLDYQRNPSVNPNQIAEVNEAVPLSATDFYYRDSIGNISTSSYQYLANRINFKIQPRFPLMGGWKNTFYTGYNLPIEKFLSVDTLTGQYHLNVTFGVGIDNVYVENHILKVVLPEGATDIKVHAPFAFTQSEENRKTYLDTIGRPVVVINIKDTASENYRYIQVTYNLSSLSIFHEPLLVIGAVFTLCIFIILYSRFDLSISKSKQI, translated from the exons atgaaagttttaaataatttattattatttgtatttttaatattcttaGTTGGTTCAAATGTTGTTAATTCAACAAGCCAAACATGGATAAATCAAGATGTTCAACGTTCAATCGATGTTACAACTCACCTCTCTAAAGAGAGTATCTCAATCAAAGCAAAATCATTAACCGATAAAAATGATATCTATCAAATTTCATTCAACTCTAAATATCATGTTTCAATTCAAGCATTAGATTctcaaaataatgaattaaaagtttatttatcaccaaattcaatcaatattaaagaagg atttaaaacttataatattgaattaaaaaataaagttaaaaaagatgaaattgTACAATTAAAAGTTAAAGTTACATCAATGATTGAACAAATGATACCATATCCAAGTGAGATTAAACAAGGTCAAACTCAATTGGTATTATATTTGAATAATCATTACTTTACATCACCATACAAGACAGAGACACAAAAGACAACTGTTAAATTAGCATCAAGTAAGGTTGAATCTTACAGTGAGGAGCAACCAACCTCATTGAAGGGAATGACAGTCACCTATGGTCCATACAGTGCAATTGAAGCATTCTCAGTAAGCCCAATGCGTATTCACTATGAGAATGGGTCACCATTTTTCGTACTCACCAATCTATTGAAAGAGTATGAAGTCTCACATTGGGGCAACCTCGCTGTGGAGACTCATTACCAATTGGAGAATAAGGGTGCCCATTTGGTAGGCGCATTCTCTCGTTTGGACTACCAACGTAACCCATCAGTAAACCCAAACCAAATCGCAGAGGTAAACGAAGCCGTGCCACTTTCAGCCACCGATTTCTACTATCGTGACTCGATTGGCAACATTTCCACCTCCTCCTACCAATATCTCGCCAATCGTATCAACTTTAAGATTCAACCACGTTTCCCATTGATGGGTGGTTGGAAGAATACCTTTTACACTGGTTACAATCTCCCAATTGAGAAATTCCTCTCTGTCGATACCCTCACCGGTCAATATCATCTCAATGTTACCTTTGGTGTTGGTATTGACAATGTTTACGTTGAGAATCATATCTTGAAAGTCGTACTCCCAGAAGGTGCCACCGATATCAAAGTCCACGCTCCATTCGCTTTCACTCAATCTGAAGAAAATCGTAAAACTTATCTCGACACCATCGGTCGTCCAGTTGTcgtcatcaacatcaaagaTACCGCCTCTGAAAACTATCGTTACATTCAAGTCACCTATAACCTCTCATCACTCTCTATCTTCCATGAACCATTATTAGTTATTGGTGCTGTCTTTACACTttgtattttcattattttatattcacgttttgatttatcaatttcaaaatcaaaacaaatttaa